The Macaca fascicularis isolate 582-1 chromosome 12, T2T-MFA8v1.1 genome has a segment encoding these proteins:
- the DES gene encoding desmin codes for MSQAYSSSQRVSSYRRTFGGAPSFPLGSPLSSPVFPRAGFGSKGSSSSVTSRVYQVSRTSGGAGGLGSLRASRLGTTRAPSSYGAGELLDFSLADAVNQEFLTTRTNEKVELQELNDRFANYIEKVRFLEQQNAALAAEVNRLKGREPTRVAELYEEELRELRRQVEVLTNQRARVDVERDNLLDDLQRLKAKLQEEIQLKEEAENNLAAFRADVDAATLARIDLERRIESLNEEIAFLKKVHEEEIRELQAQLQEQQVQVEMDMSKPDLTAALRDIRAQYETIAAKNISEAEEWYKSKVSDLTQAANKNNDALRQAKQEMMEYRHQIQSYTCEIDALKGTNDSLMRQMRELEDRFASEASGYQDNIARLEEEIRHLKDEMARHLREYQDLLNVKMALDVEIATYRKLLEGEESRINLPIQTFSALNFRETSPEQRGSEVHTKKTVMIKTIETRDGEVVSEATQQQHEVL; via the exons ATGAGCCAGGCCTACTCGTCCAGCCAGCGCGTGTCCTCCTACCGCCGCACCTTCGGCGGGGCTCCGAGCTTCCCGCTCGGCTCCCCGCTGAGCTCGCCCGTGTTCCCGCGGGCGGGCTTCGGCTCTAAGGGCTCCTCCAGCTCGGTGACGTCCCGCGTGTACCAGGTGTCGCGCACGTCGGGCGGGGCCGGGGGCCTGGGGTCGCTGCGGGCCAGCCGGCTGGGGACCACTCGCGCGCCCTCCTCCTATGGCGCGGGCGAGCTGCTGGACTTCTCTCTGGCCGACGCGGTGAACCAGGAGTTTCTGACCACGCGCACCAACGAGAAGGTGGAGCTGCAGGAACTCAACGACCGCTTCGCCAACTACATCGAGAAGGTGCGCTTCCTGGAGCAGCAGAACGCGGCGCTCGCAGCCGAGGTGAACCGGCTCAAGGGCCGCGAGCCAACGCGAGTGGCCGAGCTCTACGAGGAGGAGCTGCGCGAGCTGCGGCGCCAGGTGGAGGTGCTCACTAACCAGCGCGCCCGCGTCGACGTCGAGCGCGACAACCTGCTCGACGACCTGCAGCGGCTCAAGGCCAA GCTGCAGGAGGAGATTCAGTTGAAAGAAGAAGCAGAGAACAATTTGGCTGCCTTCCGAGCG GACGTGGATGCAGCTACTCTAGCTCGCATTGACCTGGAGCGCAGAATTGAATCTCTCAACGAGGAGATCGCGTTCCTTAAGAAAGTGCACGAAGAG GAGATCCGTGAGTTGCAGGCTCAGCTTCAGGAACAGCAGGTCCAGGTGGAGATGGACATGTCTAAGCCAGACCTCACTGCCGCCCTCAGGGACATCCGGGCTCAGTATGAGACTATCGCGGCTAAGAACATTTCTGAAGCTGAGGAGTGGTACAAGTCGAAG GTGTCAGACCTGACCCAGGCAGCCAACAAGAACAACGATGCCCTGCGCCAGGCCAAGCAGGAGATGATGGAATACCGACACCAGATCCAGTCCTACACCTGCGAGATTGATGCCCTCAAGGGCACT AACGATTCCCTGATGAGGCAGATGCGGGAACTGGAGGACCGATTTGCCAGTGAGGCCAGTGGCTACCAGGACAACATCGCGCGCCTGGAGGAGGAAATCCGGCACCTCAAGGATGAGATGGCCCGCCACCTGCGCGAGTACCAGGACCTGCTCAATGTGAAGATGGCCCTGGATGTGGAGATCGCCACCTACCGGAAACtgctggagggagaggagagccG GATCAATCTCCCCATCCAAACCTTCTCTGCCCTCAACTTCCGAG